One window from the genome of Streptomyces sp. NBC_00287 encodes:
- a CDS encoding IclR family transcriptional regulator: MAGPVQSIERAAAILRLLAGGSRRLGLGEVASSLGLAKGTAHGILRTLQHVDFVEQDPATGKYQLGGALLHLGTSYLDVNELRSRSLNWADALAGRSGETVRLGTPLEGRVLVIHHVFRPDDTLQTLDVGALLPLHASSLGKVLLAFGTAPVAPLLETELEAYTRHTLVLRDDLNRALDEIRDLGWGAEVQELSMGEAGIAAPIRGQGGLVVGAIGVSGPVERICDTKGRPQPALITLLREAARAISRDLGAARW, from the coding sequence ATGGCCGGCCCGGTCCAGTCCATAGAACGGGCGGCAGCGATCTTGCGTCTGCTCGCCGGCGGTTCCCGGCGGCTGGGCCTCGGTGAGGTGGCGTCGTCCCTCGGGCTGGCCAAGGGCACAGCCCACGGGATTCTGCGCACGCTGCAACACGTGGACTTCGTGGAGCAGGACCCGGCGACCGGGAAATACCAGCTCGGCGGGGCGCTGTTGCACCTCGGCACCAGTTACCTCGACGTCAATGAACTGCGTTCGCGCTCCCTCAACTGGGCCGACGCCCTGGCCGGCCGCAGTGGGGAGACGGTCCGCCTGGGCACGCCGCTGGAGGGCAGAGTGCTCGTCATCCACCACGTGTTCCGGCCGGACGACACCCTCCAGACCCTGGACGTGGGCGCACTGCTGCCGCTGCACGCCTCCTCGCTTGGCAAGGTCCTGCTGGCCTTCGGCACCGCGCCGGTCGCCCCCCTGCTGGAGACCGAACTGGAGGCCTACACCCGGCACACCCTGGTCCTCCGGGACGACCTCAACCGGGCGCTCGACGAGATCCGGGACCTCGGCTGGGGCGCCGAGGTGCAGGAATTGAGCATGGGCGAAGCCGGAATCGCCGCACCGATCCGGGGGCAGGGCGGTCTCGTGGTGGGCGCGATCGGCGTCTCCGGCCCCGTCGAGCGGATCTGCGACACCAAAGGCCGGCCTCAGCCGGCCCTGATCACCTTGCTGCGGGAAGCGGCACGGGCGATCTCCAGAGACCTGGGCGCGGCCCGCTGGTAG
- a CDS encoding CU044_5270 family protein encodes MDDAGTLLTPRAEHTLHALRQSRRPRRVRVGRRQLLAGAGLVAVGAVVAVGGGTLVPDTAAPAPVAYTPPVLSLHPVEGQSARAFLLAFAQRVEALEPEEAQGVYQYSKTWGWWLDTAGDVPGGVANAAVPTVIESWVDKDGSGRQRSAYGEPLYPNPEQRRDAEEAGLVADTGVEDRSFGPGKFPAPEGGDWGTVAPFSTDPRALARQLTKVNWEGGMIVHGVRDMLTYAGKTGAVDPRLRAAALQVLADSTGVTVATTTTWNGRRAVAVSQSETLDGSTQRETVLFDPETGYPVGTESALLGHARHLNVSVPATLAVTETLDRSSVSTTGERP; translated from the coding sequence ATGGACGATGCCGGTACCCTCCTGACGCCGCGTGCGGAACACACGCTCCATGCGCTACGCCAGTCCCGGCGCCCGCGGCGAGTCCGTGTGGGACGACGGCAACTTCTCGCGGGGGCAGGCCTTGTGGCCGTCGGCGCGGTGGTGGCCGTCGGCGGCGGCACCCTCGTCCCGGACACCGCGGCACCGGCACCGGTCGCCTACACGCCGCCTGTGCTGTCCCTGCATCCCGTTGAAGGGCAGTCGGCGCGCGCGTTCCTCCTTGCGTTCGCGCAGCGCGTCGAAGCGCTCGAACCCGAGGAAGCGCAGGGTGTGTACCAGTACTCGAAGACGTGGGGATGGTGGCTCGACACTGCGGGGGACGTTCCAGGGGGCGTGGCGAACGCAGCCGTTCCGACGGTGATTGAGTCATGGGTGGACAAGGACGGTTCAGGACGGCAGCGCAGCGCGTACGGCGAACCGCTCTACCCCAACCCGGAGCAGCGCAGGGACGCCGAGGAAGCCGGGCTGGTCGCCGACACAGGAGTCGAGGACCGGAGCTTCGGGCCCGGGAAGTTCCCTGCGCCGGAGGGCGGTGACTGGGGCACGGTCGCACCCTTCTCAACCGATCCCCGAGCGCTCGCACGCCAGTTGACCAAGGTCAACTGGGAGGGCGGGATGATCGTCCACGGAGTGCGTGACATGCTCACCTACGCGGGCAAGACCGGCGCCGTCGATCCGCGTCTGCGCGCCGCCGCCCTGCAGGTCCTCGCCGACAGCACTGGCGTGACCGTGGCGACCACCACGACCTGGAACGGACGGCGCGCGGTCGCGGTGTCGCAGAGCGAGACGCTCGACGGCAGCACGCAGCGGGAAACCGTGCTGTTCGATCCAGAGACGGGCTACCCGGTGGGCACGGAGTCGGCCCTGCTCGGACACGCGCGGCACCTCAACGTCTCAGTCCCCGCCACCCTCGCCGTGACCGAGACGCTCGACCGGAGCAGCGTCTCCACGACCGGCGAAAGGCCGTGA
- a CDS encoding peptidase inhibitor family I36 protein translates to MHTRRSIRTASTVAGAVVLLATAIMGGTPAQAQPRPVLPAVAATDNRPEVRALSTDERQELQAEIDATLAETGNGGVQISANEVSWNGGEPILVFPLPGETKAPPSSPAARNAEGLSSTSDVEPQVDWEDCPAGADDNRWYCFYQYAGFEGRRLQWNWAHCQTGIRFTDYGFDNKTTGWVNTTRNVDNVGIRVTVFDGWFVDTLWREQPWTKVSRVDSFHDNKASSFRACRI, encoded by the coding sequence ATGCACACGAGACGTTCGATCCGTACGGCATCAACGGTCGCGGGGGCAGTGGTCCTCCTCGCCACGGCAATCATGGGTGGTACACCGGCCCAGGCACAGCCACGCCCGGTTCTCCCGGCGGTCGCAGCTACCGACAACCGGCCAGAAGTGCGTGCCCTGTCGACCGACGAGCGGCAGGAGCTGCAGGCGGAGATTGACGCGACCCTCGCCGAGACCGGCAACGGGGGCGTACAGATCAGCGCCAACGAGGTCTCCTGGAACGGTGGCGAGCCCATTTTGGTCTTCCCCCTTCCTGGGGAGACCAAGGCTCCGCCCTCCAGCCCAGCAGCGCGGAACGCCGAGGGGCTCAGCTCGACGAGCGACGTGGAACCGCAAGTCGACTGGGAGGACTGTCCGGCCGGTGCCGACGACAACCGCTGGTACTGCTTCTACCAGTACGCGGGCTTCGAGGGGCGCCGATTGCAGTGGAACTGGGCGCACTGCCAAACGGGAATCCGGTTCACCGACTACGGCTTCGACAACAAGACCACGGGGTGGGTGAACACGACCAGGAACGTCGACAATGTGGGGATAAGGGTGACCGTCTTCGACGGGTGGTTCGTCGACACACTGTGGCGGGAACAGCCGTGGACCAAGGTGAGCCGGGTGGACTCCTTCCACGACAACAAGGCCAGTAGTTTCAGGGCCTGCCGGATCTAG
- a CDS encoding dienelactone hydrolase family protein, with protein MPTKTLQIPTADGQADAFAAFPVHGEQHPGVLMYADGFGIRPVLREMARELAGHGYYVLVPNLFYRHGTAPVIELPEHIGEEARPAVFAQLMPLIEAHTADRVLRDADAYLRFLTAQPEVSAGPVAVTGYCIGGLLATRTAAAHPGQVAALAAFHGPVGVDGPDSLSKLSAEVHFGHAESDLTSEALGELNKALDAAGVGYTSEIYPGTVHGFTMSDTDAFNPAAMQRHWDRLLPLLGRTLTRG; from the coding sequence ATGCCCACCAAGACGCTGCAGATTCCCACCGCGGACGGCCAGGCCGATGCTTTTGCCGCTTTCCCCGTCCACGGCGAGCAGCACCCAGGGGTGCTGATGTACGCGGACGGCTTCGGCATCCGGCCCGTGCTGCGGGAGATGGCCCGCGAACTGGCCGGGCACGGGTACTACGTACTCGTCCCCAACCTCTTCTACCGGCACGGCACGGCACCGGTGATTGAACTTCCCGAGCACATCGGAGAAGAGGCCCGGCCCGCGGTCTTCGCTCAGCTGATGCCCTTGATCGAGGCGCACACCGCCGACCGTGTCCTGCGAGACGCTGACGCCTACCTCAGGTTCCTCACTGCTCAGCCTGAGGTCAGCGCCGGACCGGTCGCGGTGACCGGCTATTGCATCGGTGGCCTCTTGGCGACGCGTACCGCCGCGGCCCACCCCGGCCAGGTGGCCGCTCTCGCCGCATTTCACGGCCCGGTGGGAGTCGACGGACCCGACAGCCTTTCCAAGCTCTCCGCCGAGGTCCACTTCGGCCATGCCGAGAGCGACTTGACGTCCGAGGCTCTCGGCGAGCTCAACAAGGCCCTGGATGCGGCGGGTGTCGGCTACACCTCCGAGATCTATCCCGGCACCGTTCACGGCTTCACCATGTCTGACACCGATGCCTTCAACCCCGCCGCAATGCAGCGCCACTGGGACCGCCTGCTGCCCCTTCTCGGGCGCACCCTGACCAGGGGTTGA
- a CDS encoding RNA polymerase sigma factor, with protein MGEIADEWSRFEAVYRDSYHAVVRYLRRRLAPDLVDDAASEVFTIAWERWSTRRGAALPWLYGIARRVAANARRSQGRADRLAGRLRDEEDAHGGEPGADAEVLERMGAARVLERLPERDREVLMLVSWDGLPPYEAAHALGCSKAAFTVRLHRARRRLERELAREIPAVAGHGSVAERTAT; from the coding sequence GTGGGTGAGATCGCAGACGAGTGGTCTCGGTTCGAGGCGGTGTACCGCGACTCGTACCACGCCGTGGTCCGGTACTTGAGGCGCAGGCTGGCACCGGACCTGGTTGACGACGCGGCTTCGGAGGTCTTCACGATTGCCTGGGAGCGCTGGTCGACACGGCGGGGCGCCGCTCTGCCGTGGCTGTACGGCATCGCCCGGCGGGTCGCCGCAAACGCGCGGCGATCCCAGGGGCGGGCTGACCGGCTGGCAGGTCGGCTGCGTGATGAGGAGGACGCCCATGGTGGCGAACCGGGCGCGGACGCCGAGGTCCTGGAGCGTATGGGGGCTGCCCGGGTACTTGAGCGGCTACCCGAGCGGGACCGTGAGGTGCTGATGCTGGTCTCGTGGGACGGCCTGCCTCCGTATGAGGCCGCCCATGCGCTCGGGTGCAGCAAAGCCGCCTTCACCGTGCGTCTGCACAGGGCCCGGCGGAGGCTGGAGCGCGAGCTCGCGAGGGAGATACCGGCGGTGGCCGGCCATGGCTCTGTAGCGGAGAGGACAGCGACGTGA
- the glpK gene encoding glycerol kinase GlpK: protein MVERYVMSIDQGTTSTRCILFDHSGRLVSVAQREHQQYFPRPGWVEHDAVEIWRNLQRIVPEALSNAGLDPGQISAVGIANQRETTVLWDRRTGVPLGRAIVWQDTRTAPLVEDLRIQPGNDFFLERCCLPPSTYFSAPRIRWLFDHVPGLEQRARDGEVLFGTMESWLIWNLTGGTDGGLHITDATNASRTMLIDIRTLTWDDVLMEFFGVPRAMLPEIRSSAESYGEARTVLPGVRIAAALGDQQAALFGQTCFSPGEAKCTYGTGSFLMMNTGTDLVRSRHGLLTTVAYKIAKQPTVYALEGPIAVTGSLVQWFRDRLGLINSAPEIETLARTVEDNGGCYIVPAFSGLFAPHWRSDARGVIVGLTSYITKGHLARAVLEATAWQTREVVDAMNADSALALKELKVDGGMTSDHLLMQFLADVLDVPVVRPLVAETVSLGAAYAAGLAVGYWPDLAILRRNWHRAAQWLPDMDPERRDWEYDCWQRAVQRSLGWIRPPRRS, encoded by the coding sequence ATGGTTGAACGGTATGTGATGTCCATCGACCAGGGCACCACCTCCACACGATGCATTCTGTTCGACCACAGCGGACGGCTGGTGTCGGTCGCCCAGCGGGAGCATCAGCAGTACTTCCCCCGGCCCGGGTGGGTCGAGCACGACGCCGTCGAGATCTGGCGCAATCTCCAGCGCATCGTGCCCGAGGCACTGTCGAACGCCGGCCTGGACCCCGGACAGATCTCCGCCGTCGGCATCGCCAACCAGCGGGAGACGACCGTGCTGTGGGACCGGCGGACCGGCGTTCCGCTGGGCAGGGCGATCGTCTGGCAGGACACCCGCACCGCGCCGCTCGTGGAGGACCTGAGGATCCAGCCTGGGAACGATTTCTTCCTCGAACGCTGCTGTCTGCCTCCCTCGACCTACTTCTCCGCACCCCGTATCCGCTGGCTGTTCGACCACGTCCCCGGGCTGGAGCAGCGCGCCCGGGACGGCGAGGTGCTGTTCGGCACGATGGAGAGCTGGCTGATCTGGAATCTCACCGGCGGTACGGACGGCGGACTGCACATCACCGACGCCACCAATGCCAGCCGTACGATGCTCATCGACATCCGCACGCTGACCTGGGATGACGTGTTGATGGAGTTCTTCGGGGTCCCGCGTGCGATGCTGCCGGAGATCCGCTCCTCGGCCGAGAGCTACGGCGAGGCCCGCACTGTGCTGCCGGGCGTGCGCATCGCGGCGGCCCTGGGCGACCAGCAGGCGGCTCTGTTCGGACAGACCTGTTTCTCGCCCGGCGAGGCGAAATGCACGTACGGGACCGGCAGCTTCCTGATGATGAACACCGGTACCGACCTCGTACGGTCCCGGCACGGGCTGCTCACCACCGTCGCGTACAAGATAGCCAAGCAGCCCACGGTCTACGCCCTGGAGGGCCCGATCGCCGTCACCGGTTCGCTGGTCCAGTGGTTCCGTGACCGCCTGGGCCTGATCAACAGCGCACCCGAGATCGAAACCCTGGCGCGCACGGTCGAGGACAACGGCGGCTGCTACATCGTCCCCGCCTTCTCCGGCCTGTTCGCACCCCACTGGCGCAGCGACGCCCGAGGCGTCATCGTCGGGCTCACCTCCTACATCACCAAGGGGCATTTGGCCCGAGCCGTCCTGGAGGCCACCGCCTGGCAGACACGAGAGGTCGTCGACGCCATGAACGCCGACTCCGCGCTCGCCCTGAAGGAGCTCAAGGTGGACGGAGGCATGACGTCCGACCACTTGCTCATGCAGTTCCTGGCCGACGTGCTCGACGTGCCCGTGGTCCGGCCCCTGGTCGCCGAGACGGTGTCCCTGGGCGCGGCCTACGCCGCCGGCCTCGCCGTGGGCTACTGGCCGGATCTGGCTATCCTGCGCCGTAACTGGCACCGGGCCGCCCAGTGGCTGCCGGACATGGACCCCGAACGGCGCGACTGGGAGTACGACTGCTGGCAGCGAGCCGTTCAGCGGTCCCTTGGATGGATCCGACCGCCGAGACGCTCGTGA
- a CDS encoding ATP-binding protein, whose translation MIMAQLGTAPRGEVEHILPVPHAAGAVSSLRRHVRAVLTDWTLAGDVLEDVLLVVSELLTNAIVHALPPATLRLTRGPVDQRGVVRVEVTDTGPAAPAQVPTAACDPDEHGRGLGIVTTLSVRCGVRVHSGGTSRWAEVFVGRGGSGGSVEGVTGE comes from the coding sequence ATGATCATGGCGCAGCTCGGCACCGCGCCTCGCGGGGAGGTGGAACACATCCTTCCGGTGCCGCACGCCGCGGGGGCGGTCTCATCGCTACGTCGACATGTACGCGCGGTCCTCACCGATTGGACGCTGGCGGGCGACGTCCTCGAAGACGTGCTCCTGGTGGTCTCGGAACTGCTCACCAATGCGATCGTGCACGCCCTGCCGCCGGCGACGCTGAGGCTGACGCGGGGCCCGGTGGACCAGCGCGGCGTCGTACGCGTCGAGGTGACCGACACCGGACCTGCGGCTCCGGCACAAGTGCCGACAGCTGCCTGTGACCCGGACGAGCACGGCCGAGGTCTTGGCATCGTCACCACGCTGTCGGTTCGGTGCGGCGTGCGAGTGCACTCCGGCGGGACCAGCCGGTGGGCAGAGGTGTTCGTGGGGCGCGGCGGGTCGGGCGGAAGCGTGGAAGGCGTCACCGGGGAGTGA